Proteins encoded within one genomic window of Vidua macroura isolate BioBank_ID:100142 chromosome 2, ASM2450914v1, whole genome shotgun sequence:
- the THAP12 gene encoding 52 kDa repressor of the inhibitor of the protein kinase isoform X2: protein MICRSSPYRTVLRDNAVPTIFDLTSHLNNPHSRHRKRIKELSEDEIRTLKQQKIDDAFERKQATQESNENNEQNAVSEEGGEEQEEKAVPLTLEERENKDYLKSLFEILILMGKQNIPLDGHNVDELPEGIFTSDNFQALLEYRINGGDEVLRKRFEMTAVNLEYCSKTQQKQMLEICENCVREETLREVRDSHFFSIVTDEVVDIAGEEHLPVLVRFIDDSHNLREEFIGFLPYEADPEILAVKFHATITEKWGLNMEYCRGQAYIVSSGFASKMKVVATRLLEKYPQAVYTLCSSCALNVWLAKSVPVVGVSIALGTIEEVCCLFNQSPQLLVELDNKISALFQDNDEKGNELKKICRSQWTGRHDTFEVLVDLLQALVLCLDAVSSDFSVRWNNFIVGRAFVLSSALTDFDFIVTIVIMKNVLSFTRAFGKNLQGQTSDVFFAAGSLTAVLHSLNEVMENIEVYHEFWFEEATNLATKLDVQIKLPGKFHRAQQGNFDPDMTSENYYKEILSVPTVEHIIQELKDIFSEQHLKALKCLSLVPSVMAQLKFNTSEEHHADMFKNDLPNPDTLSAELHCWRIKWKHRGKDIELPATIYEALHLPDIKFFPNVYALLKVLCLLPVMKVENEKYGIGRKRLKAYLKNTLTGQRSSNLALLNINLDIKHDLDLMVDTYIKLYPDKVEFQDCIPSNNSEVTDDA, encoded by the exons ATGATATGCAGAAGT AGCCCATACAGAACGGTTTTACGGGATAATGCTGTGCCAACTATATTTGATCTTACAAGTCACTTGAACAATCCCCACAGCAGACATAGGAAAAGGATAAAAGAGCTG agtgAAGATGAAATAAGAACATTGAAGCAGCAAAAGA TTGATGATGCTTTTGAACGGAAACAGGCAACTCAAGAATCGAATGAAAACAATGAGCAAAATGCTGTctcagaggaaggaggggaagaacaagaggaaaaagctgtcCCCTTAACactggaagaaagagaaaacaaagattaccttaaatcattatttgaaattttgatCTTAATGGGTAAACAAAATATTCCATTGGATGGCCATAATGTTGATGAACTTCCAGAAGGTATTTTTACTTCAGATAACTTTCAGGCTCTACTGGAATATAGAATAAATGGTGGCGATGAAGTTCTGAGGAAACGATTTGAGATGACTGCAGTCAACCTTGAGTATTGTTCGAAAACTCAGCAGAAACAAATGCTTGAGATCTGTGAAAACTGTGTTAGAGAGGAGACACTGAGGGAAGTAAGAGACTCACACTTCTTTTCTATTGTCACCGATGAAGTAGTAGACATAGCAGGAGAGGAACATTTGCCAGTGTTGGTGAGGTTTATTGATGATTCTCACAATCTAAGAGAAGAATTCATAGGATTTTTACCATATGAGGCTGATCCTGAAATTTTAGCTGTTAAGTTCCATGCAACTATTACTGAAAAGTGGGGTCTAAACATGGAGTACTGTCGGGGTCAAGCCTACATTGTCTCCAGTGGATTTGCTTCTAAAATGAAAGTTGTGGCTACGAGACTCTTGGAAAAGTATCCACAAGCTGTGTATACACTATGTTCCTCGTGTGCCTTAAATGTTTGGCTGGCAAAATCTGTTCCTGTTGTTGGTGTTTCTATTGCATTAGGAACAATTGAAGAAGTTTGCTGTCTTTTTAATCAGTCTCCACAATTACTAGTAGAACTGGACAACaaaatttctgctctttttcagGACAATGATGAGAAGGGTAATGAGTTGAAGAAGATCTGCCGTTCTCAGTGGACAGGCAGACATGATACTTTTGAGGTATTAGTGGACCTCCTGCAAGCACTGGTACTGTGCTTGGATGCTGTGAGCAGTGACTTCTCTGTCAGGTGGAACAACTTCATTGTTGGTCGAGCATTTGTACTTTCAAGTGCACTAACAGACTTTGATTTCATTGTCACTATTGTAATTATGAAAAATGTTCTGTCTTTTACAAGAGCATTTGGAAAAAATCTCCAGGGACAAACATCAGATGTGTTCTTTGCAGCTGGCAGTTTAACAGCAGTATTGCACTCTCTGAATGAAGTGATGGAGAATATTGAAGTTTACCATGAATTTTGGTTTGAGGAAGCCACAAATTTGGCTACAAAACTGGATGTACAAATTAAACTGCCAGGAAAATTTCATAGGGCACAACAGGGGAACTTTGACCCTGATATGACATCAGAAAATTACTACAAAGAAATCCTAAGTGTCCCAACAGTAGAGCATATTATTCAAGaattaaaagatattttctcaGAACAACATTTAAAAGCTCTTAAATGTTTATCATTAGTGCCCTCAGTCATGGCACAGCTCAAATTCAATACGTCTGAGGAGCATCATGCTGACATGTTCAAAAATGACTTGCCCAATCCAGACACACTTTCTGCTGAGCTTCACTGTTGGAGAATCAAGtggaagcacagaggaaaagatATTGAACTTCCAGCTACTATTTATGAAGCTCTTCACTTGCCTGACATAAAGTTTTTCCCTAATGTTTATGCATTGCTTAAAGTCTTGTGCTTACTTCCAGTGATGAAGGTGGAGAATGAAAAATACGGAATAGGACGAAAGCGCTTAAAGGCATACCTGAAAAACACCTTGACAGGGCAAAGGTCAAGCAACCTTGCTTTGTTGAACATAAACCTTGACATAAAACATGACTTAGATTTGATGGTGGATACTTATATTAAACTCTATCCAGATAAAGTGGAATTTCAAGACTGTATTCCTTCAAACAATTCTGAAGTAACAGATGATGCCTAA
- the THAP12 gene encoding 52 kDa repressor of the inhibitor of the protein kinase isoform X1, with translation MPNFCAAPNCTRKSTQSDLAFFRFPRDPARCQRWVENCRRADLEDKTPDQLNKHYRLCAKHFETSMICRSSPYRTVLRDNAVPTIFDLTSHLNNPHSRHRKRIKELSEDEIRTLKQQKIDDAFERKQATQESNENNEQNAVSEEGGEEQEEKAVPLTLEERENKDYLKSLFEILILMGKQNIPLDGHNVDELPEGIFTSDNFQALLEYRINGGDEVLRKRFEMTAVNLEYCSKTQQKQMLEICENCVREETLREVRDSHFFSIVTDEVVDIAGEEHLPVLVRFIDDSHNLREEFIGFLPYEADPEILAVKFHATITEKWGLNMEYCRGQAYIVSSGFASKMKVVATRLLEKYPQAVYTLCSSCALNVWLAKSVPVVGVSIALGTIEEVCCLFNQSPQLLVELDNKISALFQDNDEKGNELKKICRSQWTGRHDTFEVLVDLLQALVLCLDAVSSDFSVRWNNFIVGRAFVLSSALTDFDFIVTIVIMKNVLSFTRAFGKNLQGQTSDVFFAAGSLTAVLHSLNEVMENIEVYHEFWFEEATNLATKLDVQIKLPGKFHRAQQGNFDPDMTSENYYKEILSVPTVEHIIQELKDIFSEQHLKALKCLSLVPSVMAQLKFNTSEEHHADMFKNDLPNPDTLSAELHCWRIKWKHRGKDIELPATIYEALHLPDIKFFPNVYALLKVLCLLPVMKVENEKYGIGRKRLKAYLKNTLTGQRSSNLALLNINLDIKHDLDLMVDTYIKLYPDKVEFQDCIPSNNSEVTDDA, from the exons ATGCCGAACTTCTGCGCGGCGCCCAACTGCACCCGCAAGAGCACCCAGTCCGACCTGGCCTTCTTCCGCTTCCCCCGCGATCCGGCCAG ATGTCAGAGATGGGTAGAGAACTGTCGAAGGGCAGATTTAGAAGATAAAACTCCAGATCAACTCAACAAGCATTACAGATTGTGTGCTAAACATTTTGAGACATCTATGATATGCAGAAGT AGCCCATACAGAACGGTTTTACGGGATAATGCTGTGCCAACTATATTTGATCTTACAAGTCACTTGAACAATCCCCACAGCAGACATAGGAAAAGGATAAAAGAGCTG agtgAAGATGAAATAAGAACATTGAAGCAGCAAAAGA TTGATGATGCTTTTGAACGGAAACAGGCAACTCAAGAATCGAATGAAAACAATGAGCAAAATGCTGTctcagaggaaggaggggaagaacaagaggaaaaagctgtcCCCTTAACactggaagaaagagaaaacaaagattaccttaaatcattatttgaaattttgatCTTAATGGGTAAACAAAATATTCCATTGGATGGCCATAATGTTGATGAACTTCCAGAAGGTATTTTTACTTCAGATAACTTTCAGGCTCTACTGGAATATAGAATAAATGGTGGCGATGAAGTTCTGAGGAAACGATTTGAGATGACTGCAGTCAACCTTGAGTATTGTTCGAAAACTCAGCAGAAACAAATGCTTGAGATCTGTGAAAACTGTGTTAGAGAGGAGACACTGAGGGAAGTAAGAGACTCACACTTCTTTTCTATTGTCACCGATGAAGTAGTAGACATAGCAGGAGAGGAACATTTGCCAGTGTTGGTGAGGTTTATTGATGATTCTCACAATCTAAGAGAAGAATTCATAGGATTTTTACCATATGAGGCTGATCCTGAAATTTTAGCTGTTAAGTTCCATGCAACTATTACTGAAAAGTGGGGTCTAAACATGGAGTACTGTCGGGGTCAAGCCTACATTGTCTCCAGTGGATTTGCTTCTAAAATGAAAGTTGTGGCTACGAGACTCTTGGAAAAGTATCCACAAGCTGTGTATACACTATGTTCCTCGTGTGCCTTAAATGTTTGGCTGGCAAAATCTGTTCCTGTTGTTGGTGTTTCTATTGCATTAGGAACAATTGAAGAAGTTTGCTGTCTTTTTAATCAGTCTCCACAATTACTAGTAGAACTGGACAACaaaatttctgctctttttcagGACAATGATGAGAAGGGTAATGAGTTGAAGAAGATCTGCCGTTCTCAGTGGACAGGCAGACATGATACTTTTGAGGTATTAGTGGACCTCCTGCAAGCACTGGTACTGTGCTTGGATGCTGTGAGCAGTGACTTCTCTGTCAGGTGGAACAACTTCATTGTTGGTCGAGCATTTGTACTTTCAAGTGCACTAACAGACTTTGATTTCATTGTCACTATTGTAATTATGAAAAATGTTCTGTCTTTTACAAGAGCATTTGGAAAAAATCTCCAGGGACAAACATCAGATGTGTTCTTTGCAGCTGGCAGTTTAACAGCAGTATTGCACTCTCTGAATGAAGTGATGGAGAATATTGAAGTTTACCATGAATTTTGGTTTGAGGAAGCCACAAATTTGGCTACAAAACTGGATGTACAAATTAAACTGCCAGGAAAATTTCATAGGGCACAACAGGGGAACTTTGACCCTGATATGACATCAGAAAATTACTACAAAGAAATCCTAAGTGTCCCAACAGTAGAGCATATTATTCAAGaattaaaagatattttctcaGAACAACATTTAAAAGCTCTTAAATGTTTATCATTAGTGCCCTCAGTCATGGCACAGCTCAAATTCAATACGTCTGAGGAGCATCATGCTGACATGTTCAAAAATGACTTGCCCAATCCAGACACACTTTCTGCTGAGCTTCACTGTTGGAGAATCAAGtggaagcacagaggaaaagatATTGAACTTCCAGCTACTATTTATGAAGCTCTTCACTTGCCTGACATAAAGTTTTTCCCTAATGTTTATGCATTGCTTAAAGTCTTGTGCTTACTTCCAGTGATGAAGGTGGAGAATGAAAAATACGGAATAGGACGAAAGCGCTTAAAGGCATACCTGAAAAACACCTTGACAGGGCAAAGGTCAAGCAACCTTGCTTTGTTGAACATAAACCTTGACATAAAACATGACTTAGATTTGATGGTGGATACTTATATTAAACTCTATCCAGATAAAGTGGAATTTCAAGACTGTATTCCTTCAAACAATTCTGAAGTAACAGATGATGCCTAA